One segment of Stappia sp. 28M-7 DNA contains the following:
- a CDS encoding D-alanyl-D-alanine carboxypeptidase, translating into MGTRGALLAAMALALTAMLSAPAFANSKYSGIVVDVKSGRTLYSYKADTARYPASLTKIMTLYVLFEELEAGRMSLQTPLKVSKHAASRPPSKLGLKPGSTIKVKDAIMALVTKSANDVAVVVAENVGGSVPAFAQRMTRTARQIGMKRTTFHNPSGLPDNRQKTTARDMALLGRAIQERFPKYYKYFNTRVYTYKGRRYGNHNRLLGRVKGVDGIKTGYIRASGFNLVTSVNTGGRHIVAVVMGGRTGASRNAQMKKLISQYLPKATRGKRTAPMLVARAEAPASLPKVTPKPLAFAELRNVPVPGLKPQEQLMRVAALSQPASVIPVAAPAVRETEGSAETASDIVTGSIAPVPQKPDLKAILRRKAMQVAAADLAATPQPTAAPRSPGVRTVRTQTIRVAAVGDEVVAAALPDPEPVTADLPDAPANASVTVAANNAADPVPGWQVQIAAAESEHAAVSMLKKAQGALGSKLRGYDPYTEPVDSGGATLYRARFVGFETKTAAWNACRDLKQKRFNCYAVYQ; encoded by the coding sequence ATGGGAACCCGGGGAGCGCTTCTGGCCGCCATGGCCCTCGCCCTCACCGCGATGCTTTCCGCTCCCGCTTTCGCCAACTCGAAGTATTCCGGGATCGTCGTCGACGTGAAGTCGGGACGGACCCTGTACAGCTACAAGGCCGACACGGCCCGCTATCCGGCCTCGCTGACCAAGATCATGACGCTCTACGTCCTGTTCGAGGAGCTTGAGGCCGGTCGCATGTCGCTGCAGACGCCGCTCAAGGTGTCCAAGCATGCCGCGAGCCGCCCGCCGTCCAAGCTGGGCCTGAAGCCGGGCAGCACCATCAAGGTCAAGGACGCCATCATGGCGCTGGTCACCAAGTCGGCCAACGACGTCGCCGTCGTGGTGGCCGAGAATGTCGGCGGTTCCGTGCCGGCCTTCGCGCAGCGCATGACCCGCACCGCCCGCCAGATCGGCATGAAGCGCACCACGTTCCACAACCCGTCGGGCCTGCCGGACAACCGCCAGAAGACCACGGCGCGCGACATGGCCCTGCTCGGCCGCGCGATCCAGGAGCGTTTCCCGAAGTACTACAAGTACTTCAACACCCGCGTTTACACCTACAAGGGCCGCCGCTACGGCAACCACAACCGCCTGCTCGGGCGCGTTAAGGGCGTCGACGGCATCAAGACCGGCTACATCCGCGCATCCGGCTTCAACCTGGTCACCAGCGTCAACACCGGCGGCCGGCACATCGTCGCCGTGGTGATGGGCGGGCGCACCGGCGCCTCGCGCAATGCCCAGATGAAGAAGCTGATCTCGCAGTACCTGCCGAAGGCGACCCGCGGCAAGCGCACCGCGCCGATGCTGGTGGCCCGCGCCGAGGCCCCGGCCAGCCTGCCGAAGGTGACGCCGAAGCCGCTCGCCTTTGCCGAGCTGCGCAACGTGCCGGTGCCCGGCCTCAAGCCGCAGGAACAGCTGATGCGCGTTGCCGCCCTCAGCCAGCCGGCCAGCGTCATTCCGGTCGCGGCTCCGGCCGTGCGCGAGACCGAAGGCTCCGCCGAGACCGCCTCCGACATCGTCACCGGCTCCATCGCACCGGTGCCGCAGAAGCCGGACCTGAAGGCCATCCTGCGCCGCAAGGCAATGCAGGTCGCCGCGGCCGACCTTGCTGCAACTCCGCAGCCGACCGCAGCGCCGCGCTCGCCGGGCGTGCGCACGGTGCGCACCCAGACCATCCGCGTTGCCGCTGTCGGCGACGAGGTGGTGGCCGCCGCCCTGCCCGATCCGGAGCCTGTGACCGCGGATCTGCCGGACGCGCCGGCCAATGCCTCGGTCACCGTCGCCGCCAACAATGCCGCCGACCCGGTGCCGGGCTGGCAGGTGCAGATCGCCGCCGCCGAAAGCGAGCATGCGGCCGTCAGCATGCTGAAGAAGGCACAGGGCGCGCTCGGCTCGAAGCTGCGCGGCTACGACCCCTACACCGAGCCGGTCGATTCCGGCGGTGCCACCCTCTATCGCGCCCGCTTCGTCGGGTTCGAGACCAAGACCGCGGCCTGGAATGCCTGCCGCGACCTGAAGCAGAAGCGGTTCAACTGCTACGCAGTGTATCAGTAG
- a CDS encoding carboxyl transferase domain-containing protein has protein sequence MAILRSNSTTHGPEVEANRAAWAGLRADLLDKRRTAALGGPERARQRHLSRGKLLPRERVARLLDPGSPFLEIGALAAHGLYDDAIHGAGLITGIGRVSGRDCMIVCNDATIKGGTYYPMTVRKHLRAQEIAMENRLPCIYLVDSGGANLPNQTEVFPDRDHFGRIFFNQANMSSMGIPQIAVVMGSCTAGGAYVPAMSDETIIVRQQGTIFLAGPPLVKAATGEEVSAEDLGGAEVHTRVSGVADHYAVDDDQALAQARRIVANLNSTKAPDLALAPVRAPVVDPRDLDAVVPVDLKKQYDIREVIARIVDGSELDEFKANYGTTLVTGFARIHGIPVGIIANNGILFSESAVKGAHFVELCCQRRIPLLFLQNITGFMVGREYEAGGIAKDGAKLVTAVACARVPKVTVIVGGSYGAGNYGMCGRAYAPRYLFMWPNARISVMGGEQAASVLATVRRDNIEADGGSWSAEEEAAFKAPIREKYEAEGHPYYATARMWDDGIILPEETRTVLGLAFSSTLNAPVPETRFGVFRM, from the coding sequence GTGGCGATCTTGCGCAGCAATTCCACGACCCACGGGCCGGAGGTGGAGGCCAACCGCGCCGCCTGGGCCGGACTTCGCGCCGACCTTTTGGACAAGCGCCGCACGGCGGCGCTCGGCGGTCCCGAGCGGGCGCGCCAGCGGCACCTGTCGCGCGGCAAGCTGCTCCCGCGCGAGCGCGTCGCCCGTTTGCTCGATCCCGGCAGCCCGTTCCTGGAAATCGGCGCGCTCGCCGCCCACGGTCTGTATGACGACGCCATTCATGGCGCCGGGCTTATCACGGGCATCGGCCGGGTGTCGGGCCGCGACTGCATGATCGTGTGTAACGACGCCACCATCAAGGGCGGCACCTACTATCCGATGACCGTGCGCAAGCATCTGCGGGCGCAGGAAATCGCGATGGAGAACCGGCTGCCCTGCATCTATCTGGTCGATTCCGGCGGCGCCAACCTGCCGAACCAGACCGAGGTTTTTCCCGACCGCGACCATTTCGGCCGGATCTTCTTCAACCAGGCCAACATGTCGTCCATGGGCATCCCGCAGATCGCGGTGGTCATGGGATCGTGTACCGCTGGCGGTGCCTATGTGCCTGCAATGTCTGACGAAACCATCATCGTGCGGCAGCAGGGGACGATCTTCCTGGCCGGGCCGCCCCTGGTCAAGGCGGCGACGGGCGAGGAGGTTTCGGCCGAGGATCTGGGCGGTGCCGAGGTGCATACCCGCGTTTCCGGCGTTGCCGATCACTATGCGGTCGACGACGATCAGGCGCTGGCGCAGGCCCGCCGCATCGTCGCCAATCTCAACAGCACCAAGGCGCCTGACCTGGCGCTCGCCCCCGTTCGCGCGCCGGTGGTCGACCCGCGCGATCTGGATGCGGTCGTGCCTGTCGATCTGAAGAAGCAATACGATATCCGCGAGGTCATCGCCCGCATCGTCGACGGCTCGGAGCTCGACGAGTTCAAGGCGAACTACGGCACCACGCTGGTGACCGGCTTTGCCCGCATCCACGGTATTCCAGTCGGCATCATCGCCAACAACGGCATCCTGTTCTCGGAATCGGCCGTGAAGGGTGCGCATTTCGTCGAGCTGTGCTGCCAGCGCCGCATTCCGCTGCTGTTCCTGCAGAATATTACAGGCTTCATGGTGGGGCGTGAATATGAAGCAGGCGGGATTGCCAAGGACGGGGCGAAGCTGGTCACGGCCGTTGCCTGCGCCAGGGTGCCCAAGGTCACTGTAATCGTTGGCGGTTCCTATGGCGCGGGCAACTACGGTATGTGCGGGCGCGCCTATGCGCCGCGCTATCTGTTCATGTGGCCGAACGCGAGGATATCCGTGATGGGCGGCGAGCAGGCAGCCAGCGTTCTCGCCACTGTCCGGCGCGACAACATCGAGGCCGACGGCGGCAGCTGGAGCGCGGAGGAAGAGGCGGCCTTCAAGGCGCCGATCCGTGAGAAATACGAGGCGGAAGGCCATCCCTACTATGCCACGGCGCGCATGTGGGACGACGGCATCATCCTGCCGGAGGAGACCCGCACCGTTCTGGGTCTTGCCTTCTCGTCCACGCTCAACGCGCCGGTGCCGGAGACCCGTTTCGGCGTCTTCCGCATGTAA
- a CDS encoding DUF1489 family protein — MALHLLKLCVGVDAIEDLQAWIDFRLEEKRASGEPAEQYHTTRMIPTRRDELLDGGSLYWVIKGSIQARQHLLDIRPFTDAAGVKRCQLVLEPVLHPTRPQPRRPFQGWRYLKPDDAPADLRKMAGGGDIPEAMRRELAELCLI, encoded by the coding sequence ATGGCGCTTCATCTTCTCAAGCTCTGCGTCGGCGTCGACGCCATCGAGGATCTCCAGGCCTGGATCGATTTCCGCCTGGAGGAGAAGCGTGCGAGCGGCGAGCCGGCCGAGCAGTATCACACCACCAGGATGATCCCGACCCGGCGCGACGAGCTGCTCGACGGCGGTTCGCTCTATTGGGTGATCAAGGGCTCGATCCAGGCGCGCCAGCACCTCCTCGACATCCGCCCCTTCACCGATGCGGCGGGCGTCAAGCGGTGCCAGCTGGTGCTGGAGCCGGTGCTGCACCCCACGCGGCCGCAGCCGCGCCGCCCGTTCCAGGGCTGGCGCTATCTCAAGCCGGACGATGCGCCGGCAGATCTCCGCAAGATGGCCGGCGGCGGCGACATTCCCGAGGCGATGCGCCGGGAACTCGCCGAACTCTGTCTGATCTGA
- a CDS encoding VWA domain-containing protein yields METTRARAPADRSAGKTPAASARSEISAFLGAAQATRNVATAGRLVIALDATMSRQPTWDRACSIQAEMFTAAGEVGRLAMQLVYFRGFGECAASKWVDDGEALARLMTRIDCRGGQTQIRKVLRHAIDETRRRKVQALVYIGDCVEEDVDALCARAGELGLLGVPAFIFQEGADAHAETAFREIARLTRGAHFRLDGSSARELADLLKAAAVYAAAGREGLERLTRGGDGGAKRLLQHLG; encoded by the coding sequence ATGGAGACGACACGCGCGCGCGCGCCGGCCGACAGGAGCGCGGGCAAGACGCCCGCGGCCTCGGCCCGGAGCGAGATCTCCGCGTTTCTCGGCGCGGCGCAGGCGACACGTAACGTGGCGACGGCCGGACGGTTGGTGATCGCGCTCGATGCGACCATGAGCCGCCAGCCGACCTGGGACCGGGCGTGCTCGATCCAGGCGGAAATGTTCACTGCCGCCGGCGAGGTCGGCCGGCTCGCCATGCAGCTCGTCTATTTCCGCGGCTTCGGAGAGTGCGCCGCCTCCAAATGGGTGGATGACGGCGAGGCGCTCGCCCGGCTGATGACCCGTATCGACTGCCGGGGCGGCCAGACCCAGATCCGCAAGGTGCTCCGCCACGCCATCGACGAGACCCGCCGGCGCAAGGTTCAGGCGCTCGTCTATATCGGCGACTGTGTGGAGGAGGATGTCGACGCGCTGTGCGCAAGGGCGGGGGAGCTCGGCCTGCTCGGCGTGCCGGCTTTCATCTTCCAGGAAGGCGCGGATGCCCATGCCGAGACCGCGTTTCGCGAGATCGCCCGGCTGACGCGAGGCGCGCATTTCCGTCTCGACGGGTCGTCGGCGCGCGAGCTTGCCGATCTGCTGAAGGCGGCGGCGGTCTATGCGGCGGCCGGGCGCGAGGGGCTGGAGCGGTTGACGCGCGGCGGCGATGGCGGGGCGAAGCGGCTGCTGCAGCACCTTGGCTGA
- the panC gene encoding pantoate--beta-alanine ligase, with translation MTRPRVHETVADLREGIAAARAAGHRIALVPTMGALHEGHLSLVRAAREQAEHIIVSIFVNPAQFAPTEDFDAYPRDNEADIRMLEELSVEGVFLPSVAEMYPQGFATGMTVGGPSAGLESLTRPHFFNGMAIVVAKLLLAALPDIAMFGEKDYQQLAVVRRFVADLGIPTTIVGAPTVREADGLAMSSRNRYLDADARRTAALVPQVLMQAIARIEAGEPVATVLADGTAQLTQGGFAVDYLELCDAATLAPVGPESTSARLLVAAKLGKTRLIDNMAVTRPASGWA, from the coding sequence ATGACCAGGCCGAGGGTTCACGAGACCGTTGCAGACCTGCGCGAGGGCATTGCCGCCGCACGCGCCGCCGGACACCGTATCGCGCTGGTACCGACCATGGGCGCCCTGCACGAGGGCCACCTGTCGCTGGTGCGCGCCGCGCGCGAGCAGGCCGAGCACATCATCGTCTCGATCTTCGTCAATCCCGCCCAGTTCGCCCCGACGGAGGATTTCGACGCCTATCCCCGCGACAACGAAGCCGACATCCGCATGCTGGAAGAGCTGTCGGTCGAGGGCGTGTTCCTGCCCTCCGTCGCAGAGATGTACCCGCAAGGCTTCGCCACCGGCATGACCGTCGGCGGGCCGTCCGCCGGGCTGGAGAGCCTCACCCGTCCCCACTTCTTCAACGGCATGGCCATCGTCGTCGCCAAGCTGCTGCTCGCCGCCCTGCCCGACATCGCCATGTTCGGCGAGAAGGACTACCAGCAGCTCGCCGTGGTGCGCCGCTTCGTTGCCGATCTCGGCATCCCCACCACCATCGTCGGCGCCCCGACCGTGCGCGAGGCGGACGGGCTCGCCATGTCCTCGCGCAACCGCTATCTCGATGCCGACGCCCGCCGCACCGCCGCACTGGTCCCGCAGGTCCTGATGCAGGCGATCGCACGCATCGAAGCCGGCGAGCCGGTGGCAACGGTGCTGGCGGACGGCACCGCGCAGCTTACGCAGGGCGGGTTCGCGGTCGACTATCTGGAACTGTGCGATGCCGCAACGCTGGCGCCGGTGGGACCGGAAAGCACCAGCGCCCGACTGCTGGTCGCGGCAAAGCTCGGCAAGACCCGGCTGATCGACAACATGGCCGTCACCCGCCCGGCCTCCGGCTGGGCCTGA
- a CDS encoding rhodanese-like domain-containing protein — protein sequence MAGQITKGYKALLEEANAAVETLEVGEAVALHGDPGVVFVDIRDIRELEREGRVPGAVHAPRGMLEFWIDPESPYFKPVFGEDKRFVFFCAAGWRSALATHAVQQMGLAPVAHVAGGFSAWREAGGPVDLPGGEPKKA from the coding sequence ATGGCGGGACAGATCACCAAGGGATACAAGGCCTTGCTCGAGGAGGCCAACGCCGCCGTCGAGACGCTGGAGGTCGGCGAGGCCGTGGCGCTGCATGGCGATCCCGGTGTCGTCTTCGTGGATATCCGCGACATCCGCGAATTGGAGCGCGAGGGCCGTGTCCCCGGCGCGGTGCACGCGCCGCGCGGCATGCTGGAGTTCTGGATCGACCCGGAAAGCCCCTATTTCAAACCCGTCTTCGGCGAGGACAAGCGGTTCGTGTTCTTCTGCGCCGCGGGCTGGCGTTCGGCGCTGGCAACGCACGCCGTGCAGCAGATGGGCCTTGCCCCGGTTGCGCATGTCGCCGGCGGGTTTTCTGCCTGGCGGGAGGCCGGCGGGCCGGTGGATCTGCCGGGCGGCGAACCGAAAAAGGCCTGA
- a CDS encoding biotin carboxylase N-terminal domain-containing protein: protein MLDSVLIANRGEIACRIIKTARRLGLRTIAVYSEADRDALHVRMADEAVAIGPSPSSESYLVGERILEAAKATGAASIHPGYGFLSENAAFAEACAAAGIVFVGPSASAIRAMGLKDGAKALMEKAGVPVVPGYHGERQEAEFLKQKAYEIGYPVLIKAVAGGGGKGMRRVDKAIEFEAALASAQREAKSAFGDARVLIEKFVLNPRHIEIQVFGDGKGNAVHLFERDCSAQRRHQKVLEEAPAPGMTQETRAAMGAAAVAAAKAVNYAGAGTIEFIADGSGTLRPDGFWFMEMNTRLQVEHPVTEMITGQDLVEWQFRVASGEGMPLSQDEISIRGHAVEVRLYAEDPDTGFLPSTGRLDLLELPESEGVRIDTGVETGAEISAFYDPMIAKLIACGPDRQTALDRLAAQFDRSLIAGPKNNLAFLAALVAHEDVRRGGFDTGLIDRDLARLTAGEVGEETIAAAVAALVLPEATAETSGWQDPFAATNAFELTGRRQTGVRVEVDGEPREVAIEWQGGTASVAGGTASGAGRVVRSDRGTYAVEAGRAVRVTLVDHLARVAEDAEGASAVKAPMHGKVIAVDVAAGDRVEKGARLAVVEAMKMEHAITAPRDGTVETVFVTEGAQVDQGAPVVALADED from the coding sequence ATGCTGGACTCGGTGCTGATTGCCAATCGCGGGGAAATCGCCTGCCGCATCATCAAGACCGCGCGCCGTCTCGGCCTGCGCACCATCGCCGTCTATTCCGAGGCCGACCGCGACGCGCTGCATGTGCGCATGGCGGACGAGGCGGTCGCCATCGGCCCCTCGCCGAGCTCTGAAAGCTATCTGGTGGGCGAGCGCATCCTGGAGGCGGCCAAGGCGACCGGGGCGGCCTCGATCCATCCCGGCTACGGCTTCCTGTCGGAAAACGCCGCCTTCGCAGAGGCTTGCGCGGCGGCAGGCATCGTCTTCGTCGGGCCTTCGGCGTCCGCGATCCGCGCGATGGGCCTCAAGGATGGGGCGAAGGCCCTGATGGAAAAGGCCGGCGTGCCGGTGGTGCCGGGCTATCACGGCGAGCGGCAGGAAGCCGAGTTCCTCAAGCAGAAGGCCTATGAGATCGGCTATCCGGTCCTGATCAAGGCGGTTGCAGGCGGCGGCGGCAAGGGCATGCGCCGCGTGGACAAGGCGATCGAGTTCGAGGCGGCGCTTGCCTCTGCGCAGCGCGAGGCGAAGTCCGCCTTCGGCGATGCCCGCGTGCTGATCGAGAAATTTGTCCTCAACCCGCGCCATATCGAGATCCAGGTCTTCGGCGACGGCAAGGGCAATGCCGTGCACCTGTTCGAGCGCGACTGCTCGGCGCAGCGCCGTCACCAGAAGGTGCTGGAGGAGGCGCCGGCTCCTGGCATGACGCAGGAGACGCGCGCCGCCATGGGCGCGGCCGCGGTCGCGGCGGCCAAGGCCGTCAACTATGCGGGCGCGGGCACCATCGAGTTCATCGCCGACGGCTCGGGGACCCTGCGTCCGGACGGGTTCTGGTTCATGGAGATGAACACCCGCCTGCAGGTCGAGCATCCGGTGACGGAGATGATTACCGGCCAGGATCTGGTCGAGTGGCAGTTCCGCGTCGCCTCGGGAGAGGGGATGCCGCTGTCGCAGGACGAGATCTCGATCCGCGGCCACGCGGTCGAGGTACGGCTCTACGCGGAGGATCCGGACACCGGATTTCTGCCCTCCACTGGCCGGCTCGACCTGCTGGAACTGCCTGAAAGCGAAGGCGTTCGCATCGACACCGGCGTCGAGACGGGCGCGGAAATCTCCGCCTTCTACGATCCGATGATCGCCAAGCTGATCGCCTGCGGTCCCGACCGGCAGACGGCGCTGGACCGGCTTGCCGCGCAGTTCGACCGCTCGCTGATCGCCGGCCCGAAGAACAATCTCGCCTTCCTGGCCGCGCTGGTGGCGCATGAGGATGTGCGCCGGGGCGGCTTCGATACCGGGCTCATCGACCGGGACCTTGCCCGGCTGACCGCCGGCGAAGTGGGCGAAGAGACCATCGCGGCGGCCGTCGCCGCCCTGGTGCTGCCGGAAGCCACCGCCGAGACCTCAGGCTGGCAGGACCCCTTCGCGGCGACGAACGCGTTCGAACTCACCGGCCGCCGGCAGACCGGCGTGCGGGTCGAGGTGGACGGCGAGCCGCGCGAGGTCGCCATCGAGTGGCAGGGCGGCACCGCCTCTGTTGCCGGGGGCACTGCGTCCGGCGCGGGCCGCGTGGTGCGCAGCGACCGCGGCACCTACGCGGTGGAGGCGGGGCGTGCCGTGCGCGTGACCCTCGTCGATCATCTCGCCCGTGTCGCCGAGGACGCGGAAGGTGCATCCGCCGTCAAGGCACCGATGCATGGCAAGGTGATCGCCGTCGACGTGGCGGCCGGCGACCGGGTGGAAAAGGGCGCGCGACTGGCCGTGGTCGAGGCGATGAAGATGGAACATGCCATCACCGCGCCGCGCGACGGCACCGTCGAGACGGTCTTCGTCACGGAAGGTGCGCAGGTCGACCAGGGCGCGCCGGTGGTGGCGCTAGCGGACGAGGACTGA
- a CDS encoding c-type cytochrome — MRFFDFGNVVLLATLALVPARVDAAGPQDQVERGRYLTEMMGCNDCHTPGYFLGKPDMAHRLSGSEVAFEIPGMGAFAGPNLTPDKATGLGAWSDAEIDTVMRTGVRPDGRTLAPSMPWRSFASMSAEDMAAIIAYLRSLPATEHKVPGPFGPGETSNTFVMRLVPPGAVVAGAP; from the coding sequence ATGCGGTTCTTTGATTTTGGAAATGTAGTTCTGCTTGCCACGCTTGCGCTCGTGCCGGCCCGGGTGGATGCGGCCGGGCCGCAGGATCAGGTCGAGCGTGGCCGTTATCTGACGGAAATGATGGGCTGCAACGATTGCCACACGCCGGGATACTTTCTCGGCAAGCCGGACATGGCGCACCGCCTGTCGGGCTCGGAAGTGGCGTTCGAAATTCCGGGCATGGGGGCTTTTGCCGGGCCCAACCTGACGCCGGACAAGGCGACCGGCCTCGGCGCCTGGTCGGATGCCGAGATCGATACGGTGATGCGCACCGGCGTGCGGCCGGACGGGCGCACCCTGGCGCCCAGCATGCCGTGGCGGTCCTTCGCCTCGATGAGCGCGGAGGACATGGCGGCGATCATCGCCTATCTGCGTTCGCTTCCTGCGACCGAGCACAAGGTGCCCGGTCCGTTCGGTCCGGGCGAGACGTCGAACACGTTCGTGATGCGGCTCGTGCCGCCGGGCGCGGTCGTCGCCGGCGCGCCGTAA
- a CDS encoding DnaJ domain-containing protein, protein MGFFLLGIGLLALLLAFAHYTTRANPSDLARQMKTAGGIGLLAVAAAMLVFRRIDLAMLAGGFGLTLLGLRRARGFRPAGEGQNGESGATSTVRSAFLEMRLDHDSGAMAGEVLVGRFEGRTLDSLSREELSALYGELSGDPDSRALFEAYLDRREPGWRVDFEADAAAGHGSPAGAGTMTEQEAYEVLGLSPGAGEAEIRAAHRRLMKRVHPDQGGSGFLAAKLNEAKDLLLDRH, encoded by the coding sequence ATGGGATTTTTCCTGCTCGGCATCGGGCTTCTGGCCCTGCTGCTGGCATTTGCGCATTACACGACGCGGGCGAACCCGTCGGACCTGGCGCGCCAGATGAAGACGGCGGGCGGCATCGGTCTCCTCGCTGTTGCGGCGGCGATGCTGGTCTTCCGGCGCATCGATCTGGCGATGCTGGCCGGCGGCTTCGGGCTGACGCTGCTGGGCCTGCGGCGCGCGCGCGGCTTCCGGCCGGCAGGCGAGGGCCAGAACGGCGAAAGCGGAGCGACCTCGACGGTGCGCTCCGCTTTCCTGGAGATGCGTCTCGACCACGACAGCGGTGCCATGGCGGGCGAGGTTCTGGTGGGACGCTTCGAGGGACGAACCCTCGACAGCCTGTCACGCGAAGAGCTTTCGGCCCTTTATGGCGAGCTGTCCGGGGATCCGGACAGCCGCGCCTTATTTGAGGCTTATCTCGACCGCCGGGAGCCCGGCTGGCGTGTAGACTTCGAGGCGGATGCCGCAGCGGGGCATGGAAGCCCGGCGGGCGCGGGCACCATGACCGAGCAGGAGGCCTACGAGGTTCTGGGGCTTTCTCCCGGCGCCGGCGAGGCGGAAATCCGGGCGGCGCACCGCCGTCTTATGAAACGCGTCCATCCCGACCAGGGGGGGAGCGGATTTCTCGCCGCCAAACTCAACGAGGCGAAGGACCTGCTTCTCGATCGTCATTGA
- a CDS encoding glutathione S-transferase family protein has translation MRLVIGNKTYSSWSLRAWAAARLSGLPFEEVLVPLDTPEFASQVRKVSPAARVPVLVDGDLAVWDSLAIIEYLAELAPAGRLWPQDRAARARARSICAEFHSGFSDLRGHYPMNLRRTPSPHPRLPDASKDIARVCEIWRECRSAHAGQGDFLFGAFSAADCFFAPVVSRFLTYLLPMGEVERAYAEAVMAHPILVEWREGAATEAWVVDADEVD, from the coding sequence ATGAGACTGGTGATCGGCAACAAGACCTATTCCTCGTGGTCGTTGAGGGCCTGGGCGGCGGCCCGGCTGTCCGGCCTGCCTTTCGAGGAGGTGCTGGTGCCGCTCGATACGCCGGAATTCGCCAGTCAGGTCAGGAAGGTGTCTCCTGCGGCACGGGTGCCGGTGCTGGTCGACGGCGATCTGGCGGTGTGGGACTCGCTGGCGATCATCGAGTATCTGGCGGAGCTTGCCCCCGCCGGCCGGTTGTGGCCGCAGGACCGGGCGGCGCGGGCGCGGGCGCGCTCGATCTGTGCGGAGTTCCATTCCGGCTTTTCGGACTTGCGCGGGCATTACCCGATGAACCTGCGTCGCACGCCGTCGCCGCATCCGCGCCTGCCGGATGCCTCGAAGGACATCGCGCGCGTGTGCGAGATCTGGCGCGAGTGCCGCAGCGCCCATGCGGGGCAGGGGGATTTCCTGTTCGGCGCCTTTTCCGCCGCCGACTGCTTCTTCGCGCCCGTCGTCAGCCGCTTTCTCACCTACCTTCTGCCCATGGGCGAGGTCGAGCGCGCCTATGCGGAGGCGGTCATGGCGCACCCCATTCTCGTGGAGTGGCGCGAGGGCGCGGCGACCGAAGCCTGGGTTGTCGATGCGGACGAAGTGGATTAG